A genomic window from Quercus lobata isolate SW786 chromosome 10, ValleyOak3.0 Primary Assembly, whole genome shotgun sequence includes:
- the LOC115963688 gene encoding pentatricopeptide repeat-containing protein At4g32450, mitochondrial-like isoform X2 yields MSSKRATILTVNFLTALSEVCSSRHSLDSIKTLTLLKNLSTAAERSDFLNSNGYHIDNSSECHQNPSGYEKVSQIPSDWQKNSNGFDGGNSVEVQQSLNLHRNDFANKPDGQNGNVSGFYGQNYGDLQQNSHGFYQNSCGLSGESPKSTCQNNSVGQNGNFSGYYRGQHNDKVQNLSESYANTSRSFEQSSNGSYQNNFGVYRESIQNIPIQQDRNFNGQNNGVLSQNPIGVNPQNSVGLQHNTNRSYGENQYLQNSNGSYQEGLREVRQNTNEFASHGLSESQGSQIRSYTHGQIQQNLSEHNMGIVGAYQQRESVYQQSQSAGQYLPNSNAHTKLSSDTKPEVELGEGSDCCPYSGTIEELDGFSKEGKVKEAVEVLSLLEKRCVPVELHQYLQLMQACSEAKSLQEAKYVHQHVVRSLSPLKVSTYNRIIKMYWECGSIDDAFEVFNTMPKQNLTSWDTMITWLANNGLGEDAIDLFTQFKQQGLKPDGQLFISIFSACNVLGDIDEGMLHFESMRKDYSIVPSMDHYVSVVDMLGSTGYLDEAFEFIEKMPLEPSVDVWETLMNLCRVHGHIELGDRCAEIVEQLDPSRLTEQSKAGLVPVKASDIAKEKEKKKLASQNLLEVRSRVHEYRAGDRSHPENDKIYAELRSLKEQMKESGYVPETRFVLHDVDQEAKEEALLSHSERLAVAYGLLNSPPRAPIRVIKNLRFCGDCHNALKIISKLVGRELIIRDAKRFHHFKDGLCSCRDYW; encoded by the coding sequence ATGTCCTCAAAGAGAGCTACAATTCTCACAGTCAACTTTCTCACAGCACTATCTGAGGTATGTTCTTCACGCCACTCATTAGATTCAATCAAAACCCTTACCTTGCTGAAAAATCTCAGCACTGCTGCAGAAAGGTCAGATTTTCTGAATTCTAATGGATATCACATAGATAATTCATCAGAGTGTCACCAAAACCCTAGTGGATATGAAAAAGTGAGCCAAATCCCTAGTGATTGGCAGAAGAATTCAAATGGGTTTGATGGTGGAAACTCTGTGGAGGTTCAGCAGAGCTTAAACCTCCATAGAAATGATTTTGCGAACAAACCAGATGGGCAAAATGGAAATGTTAGTGGCTTTTATGGGCAAAATTATGGTGATTTGCAGCAAAATTCACATGGGTTTTACCAGAATTCTTGTGGACTATCTGGGGAAAGCCCTAAAAGTACATGTCAAAACAATTCAGTTGGGCAAAATGGAAATTTTAGTGGGTACTATCGTGGTCAACATAACGACAAGGTTCAGAACCTAAGTGAGAGTTATGCAAATACTTCAAGGAGTTTTGAGCAGAGTTCAAATGGGTCATATCAGAATAATTTTGGGGTTTATAGGGAAAGCATACAGAATATCCCAATTCAGCAAGATAGGAATTTTAATGGGCAGAATAATGGAGTGTTGTCACAGAACCCTATTGGAGTCAATCCACAGAATTCAGTGGGCTTACAGCATAATACGAACAGATCTTATGGGGAAAATCAATATCTACAGAATTCAAATGGATCTTACCAGGAGGGTCTCAGAGAAGTGAGGCAGAACACAAATGAATTTGCTTCCCATGGCCTTTCAGAATCTCAGGGAAGCCAAATTAGAAGCTATACACATGGGCAAATTCAGCAAAACCTAAGTGAACATAACATGGGCATTGTTGGAGCCTATCAGCAAagagaaagtgtgtatcagcaGAGCCAAAGTGCTGGACAATATTTGCCAAACTCAAATGCCCACACTAAATTATCAAGTGATACAAAACCTGAGGTGGAATTGGGTGAGGGATCTGATTGTTGCCCATATAGTGGTACTATTGAGGAGCTAGATGGTTTTAGCAAGGAGGGGAAAGTAAAGGAAGCTGTAGAAGTTTTGTCATTATTAGAGAAACGTTGTGTTCCAGTGGAGTTGCACCAATATCTACAGTTAATGCAGGCATGCAGTGAGGCTAAATCTCTGCAAGAAGCAAAATATGTTCATCAACACGTCGTAAGATCACTGTCTCCACTTAAGGTCAGCACCTATAACAGAATTATTAAGATGTATTGGGAATGTGGTTCTATAGACGATGCCTTTGAGGTGTTTAACACGATGCCAAAGCAAAATTTGACATCTTGGGATACCATGATAACATGGCTTGCTAATAATGGTCTTGGAGAGGATGCAATTGATCTGTTCACTCAGTTTAAACAACAAGGATTGAAACCTGATGGTCAACTTTTCATCAGTATTTTTTCTGCTTGTAATGTTTTGGGAGACATTGATGAGGGAATGTTACACTTTGAATCAATGAGGAAGGATTATAGTATTGTCCCATCCATGGATCATTATGTGAGTGTAGTAGACATGCTTGGAAGTACTGGGTACCTGGATGAAGCTTTTGAGTTCATTGAAAAGATGCCATTGGAACCTAGCGTTGATGTATGGGAAACCTTGATGAATCTTTGTAGAGTTCATGGACACATAGAGCTTGGTGATCGTTGTGCTGAGATTGTTGAGCAGCTGGACCCCTCCCGCTTGACTGAGCAATCAAAGGCTGGCCTTGTACCTGTGAAAGCTTCAGACATTGCaaaagagaaggagaagaagaaattagCAAGTCAAAATCTTCTAGAGGTAAGGAGCCGGGTTCATGAATACCGTGCAGGAGATAGATCTCATCCTGAGAATGATAAGATCTATGCGGAACTTAGGAGTTTGAAGGAACAAATGAAAGAGTCTGGTTATGTACCAGAGACTAGATTTGTGTTGCATGATGTTGACCAGGAAGCCAAGGAGGAAGCTCTTCTTTCTCATAGTGAGAGACTTGCTGTTGCTTATGGTCTCCTTAACAGCCCTCCTCGTGCTCCTATTAGGGTAATCAAGAATCTCCGTTTTTGTGGTGATTGCCATAATGCACTGAAGATCATCTCAAAGCTTGTAGGCAGAGAACTGATCATACGAGATGCTAAGAGGTTCCACCATTTCAAGGATGGATTATGCTCTTGCCGGGATTATTGGTGA
- the LOC115963688 gene encoding pentatricopeptide repeat-containing protein At4g32450, mitochondrial-like isoform X1 codes for MKRFRPYMSSKRATILTVNFLTALSEVCSSRHSLDSIKTLTLLKNLSTAAERSDFLNSNGYHIDNSSECHQNPSGYEKVSQIPSDWQKNSNGFDGGNSVEVQQSLNLHRNDFANKPDGQNGNVSGFYGQNYGDLQQNSHGFYQNSCGLSGESPKSTCQNNSVGQNGNFSGYYRGQHNDKVQNLSESYANTSRSFEQSSNGSYQNNFGVYRESIQNIPIQQDRNFNGQNNGVLSQNPIGVNPQNSVGLQHNTNRSYGENQYLQNSNGSYQEGLREVRQNTNEFASHGLSESQGSQIRSYTHGQIQQNLSEHNMGIVGAYQQRESVYQQSQSAGQYLPNSNAHTKLSSDTKPEVELGEGSDCCPYSGTIEELDGFSKEGKVKEAVEVLSLLEKRCVPVELHQYLQLMQACSEAKSLQEAKYVHQHVVRSLSPLKVSTYNRIIKMYWECGSIDDAFEVFNTMPKQNLTSWDTMITWLANNGLGEDAIDLFTQFKQQGLKPDGQLFISIFSACNVLGDIDEGMLHFESMRKDYSIVPSMDHYVSVVDMLGSTGYLDEAFEFIEKMPLEPSVDVWETLMNLCRVHGHIELGDRCAEIVEQLDPSRLTEQSKAGLVPVKASDIAKEKEKKKLASQNLLEVRSRVHEYRAGDRSHPENDKIYAELRSLKEQMKESGYVPETRFVLHDVDQEAKEEALLSHSERLAVAYGLLNSPPRAPIRVIKNLRFCGDCHNALKIISKLVGRELIIRDAKRFHHFKDGLCSCRDYW; via the exons ATGAAAAG GTTTAGGCCATATATGTCCTCAAAGAGAGCTACAATTCTCACAGTCAACTTTCTCACAGCACTATCTGAGGTATGTTCTTCACGCCACTCATTAGATTCAATCAAAACCCTTACCTTGCTGAAAAATCTCAGCACTGCTGCAGAAAGGTCAGATTTTCTGAATTCTAATGGATATCACATAGATAATTCATCAGAGTGTCACCAAAACCCTAGTGGATATGAAAAAGTGAGCCAAATCCCTAGTGATTGGCAGAAGAATTCAAATGGGTTTGATGGTGGAAACTCTGTGGAGGTTCAGCAGAGCTTAAACCTCCATAGAAATGATTTTGCGAACAAACCAGATGGGCAAAATGGAAATGTTAGTGGCTTTTATGGGCAAAATTATGGTGATTTGCAGCAAAATTCACATGGGTTTTACCAGAATTCTTGTGGACTATCTGGGGAAAGCCCTAAAAGTACATGTCAAAACAATTCAGTTGGGCAAAATGGAAATTTTAGTGGGTACTATCGTGGTCAACATAACGACAAGGTTCAGAACCTAAGTGAGAGTTATGCAAATACTTCAAGGAGTTTTGAGCAGAGTTCAAATGGGTCATATCAGAATAATTTTGGGGTTTATAGGGAAAGCATACAGAATATCCCAATTCAGCAAGATAGGAATTTTAATGGGCAGAATAATGGAGTGTTGTCACAGAACCCTATTGGAGTCAATCCACAGAATTCAGTGGGCTTACAGCATAATACGAACAGATCTTATGGGGAAAATCAATATCTACAGAATTCAAATGGATCTTACCAGGAGGGTCTCAGAGAAGTGAGGCAGAACACAAATGAATTTGCTTCCCATGGCCTTTCAGAATCTCAGGGAAGCCAAATTAGAAGCTATACACATGGGCAAATTCAGCAAAACCTAAGTGAACATAACATGGGCATTGTTGGAGCCTATCAGCAAagagaaagtgtgtatcagcaGAGCCAAAGTGCTGGACAATATTTGCCAAACTCAAATGCCCACACTAAATTATCAAGTGATACAAAACCTGAGGTGGAATTGGGTGAGGGATCTGATTGTTGCCCATATAGTGGTACTATTGAGGAGCTAGATGGTTTTAGCAAGGAGGGGAAAGTAAAGGAAGCTGTAGAAGTTTTGTCATTATTAGAGAAACGTTGTGTTCCAGTGGAGTTGCACCAATATCTACAGTTAATGCAGGCATGCAGTGAGGCTAAATCTCTGCAAGAAGCAAAATATGTTCATCAACACGTCGTAAGATCACTGTCTCCACTTAAGGTCAGCACCTATAACAGAATTATTAAGATGTATTGGGAATGTGGTTCTATAGACGATGCCTTTGAGGTGTTTAACACGATGCCAAAGCAAAATTTGACATCTTGGGATACCATGATAACATGGCTTGCTAATAATGGTCTTGGAGAGGATGCAATTGATCTGTTCACTCAGTTTAAACAACAAGGATTGAAACCTGATGGTCAACTTTTCATCAGTATTTTTTCTGCTTGTAATGTTTTGGGAGACATTGATGAGGGAATGTTACACTTTGAATCAATGAGGAAGGATTATAGTATTGTCCCATCCATGGATCATTATGTGAGTGTAGTAGACATGCTTGGAAGTACTGGGTACCTGGATGAAGCTTTTGAGTTCATTGAAAAGATGCCATTGGAACCTAGCGTTGATGTATGGGAAACCTTGATGAATCTTTGTAGAGTTCATGGACACATAGAGCTTGGTGATCGTTGTGCTGAGATTGTTGAGCAGCTGGACCCCTCCCGCTTGACTGAGCAATCAAAGGCTGGCCTTGTACCTGTGAAAGCTTCAGACATTGCaaaagagaaggagaagaagaaattagCAAGTCAAAATCTTCTAGAGGTAAGGAGCCGGGTTCATGAATACCGTGCAGGAGATAGATCTCATCCTGAGAATGATAAGATCTATGCGGAACTTAGGAGTTTGAAGGAACAAATGAAAGAGTCTGGTTATGTACCAGAGACTAGATTTGTGTTGCATGATGTTGACCAGGAAGCCAAGGAGGAAGCTCTTCTTTCTCATAGTGAGAGACTTGCTGTTGCTTATGGTCTCCTTAACAGCCCTCCTCGTGCTCCTATTAGGGTAATCAAGAATCTCCGTTTTTGTGGTGATTGCCATAATGCACTGAAGATCATCTCAAAGCTTGTAGGCAGAGAACTGATCATACGAGATGCTAAGAGGTTCCACCATTTCAAGGATGGATTATGCTCTTGCCGGGATTATTGGTGA
- the LOC115963643 gene encoding protein DENND6A, which produces MSRSPSFSVKTELSPKLDPASLRQWVVAFCIIRFDLEQGQLIEECYPPGCLTKDEELEIAFSSFPDSVSQHQNRSSIHDCIFFFRFRRQNDSQSVLVSSSEITEVDKELSPKSTDKRNLTRSNTRKNNKDSRHMYGYVFNRQRHDERLKRGGEQKSVVILSLSPYSSVFRPLLQIMGPLYFDIGKKALEHIAAFVSMWPAPKPGKLMDLPIGNAMLKVNLPPAHSLPSESGMLFEESAYSMAPFLPNNQSVPQGLFHDSDLFGTFRGLLLQLWVLWELLLIGEPILVIAPTPPQCCEAVASLVSLVAPLLYSVDFRPYFTIHDPEFAHLNSLQEGDTFPPIVLGVTNLFFLKALRKIPHIVSVGSPAPNSNRLAFTTRSSSGKFSARSEAFGLQQLSLKKFSPSNLLSAVKLKRDGPLCLMTEHKEAIWTTYGAIMKPDTSILNRLIDAGMSPRVEESMSVVNNEILRRHFLELTTNFLAPFGPYFRTKTPSESSSPFVDPPPLPSFNADEFLASLSARGPGKFLSKRMKSNWLDLYRRFLRGPNFMPWFQRRRAVAEQEQHKLWRQARMNTDIQQFISKRSELEIVDSFNAIERHFLEEIQLQESGSASAESVLTRQKLKGDLQAVFNVLPKDMQQLLLLNPKRASLLQGSPEMTKLLGHPSVQVGVVSSTLPR; this is translated from the exons ATGAGTAGGTCTCCTTCCTTTTCAGTGAAGACAGAACTTAGTCCAAAGCTTGACCCTGCATCTTTGCGGCAATGGGTTGTGGCCTTTTGTATTATTAGATTTGATCTTGAACAGGGTCAGCTCATTGAAGAGTGTTACCCACCTGGCTGTCTTACAAAAGATGAGGAACTTGAAATCGCTTTTAGTTCGTTCCCAGATTCCGTTTCCCAGCACCAGAACCGTTCAAGTATTCATGATTGTATCTTCTTTTTCCGGTTTCGAAGGCAGAATGATTCTCAATCTGTCCTTGTCTCTTCCTCAGAGATAACTGAAGTTGATAAGGAGTTGTCTCCAAAGTCCACAGACAAAAGAAATCTGACAAGATCCAATACTCGCAAGAATAACAAAGATTCAAGACACATGTATGGTTATGTTTTTAATAGACAGAGACATGATGAGAGGCTAAAGCGAGGTGGTGAGCAGAAGTCTGTGGTAATTTTGTCTCTCAGTCCTTATTCCAGTGTGTTTAGACCTTTGTTACAAATCATGGGTCCATTGTATTTTGATATAGGGAAAAAGGCTCTTGAGCATATTGCTGCTTTTGTTTCAATGTGGCCTGCTCCTAAACCTGGTAAACTAATGGATCTCCCTATAGGGAATGCAATGCTTAAAGTGAACTTGCCACCTGCTCATAGCTTGCCGTCAGAAAGTGGAATGTTGTTTGAAGAGTCTGCTTACTCTATGGCTCCTTTTCTTCCCAATAATCAGTCAGTACCGCAGGGTCTTTTCCATGATTCAGATCTTTTTGGTACATTCCGGGGGCTTCTATTGCAGCTCTGGGTGTTGTGGGAATTATTACTGATAGGTGAGCCTATTCTTGTAATTGCACCAACACCTCCCCAGTGTTGTGAGGCTGTTGCCAGTCTTGTGAGTTTGGTTGCACCACTACTTTATAGTGTTGATTTTAGGCCTTACTTTACAATTCATGACCCTGAGTTTGCCCACTTGAACTCACTTCAAGAAGGAGACACATTTCCTCCAATTGTTTTGGGTGTAACAAACCTTTTTTTCCTTAAAGCTCTCCGTAAGATCCCCCACATTGTTTCAGTTGGAAGCCCAGCTCCCAACTCAAACCGGCTTGCCTTCACAACGAGATCTTCTAGTGGAAAATTTTCTGCTAGATCAGAAGCATTTGGTCTTCAACAGCTTTCCTTGAAGAAGTTTTCTCCTTCAAACTTGTTAAGTGCTGTGAAGTTGAAAAGAGATGGTCCTCTTTGTCTCATGACAGAACATAAGGAAGCCATCTGGACCACTTATGGTGCAATAATGAAGCCGGACACTTCTATCTTAAATAGGCTTATAGATGCTGGGATGTCACCTAGGGTTGAGGAGTCAATGTCAGTTGTTAACAACGAGATATTGCGGCGGCATTTCTTGGAGCTCACTACCAATTTTTTGGCTCCTTTTGGTCCATATTTTAGGACTAAGACACCTTCAGAAAGTTCTTCTCCATTTGTTGACCCTCCCCCTCTCCCTTCATTTAATGCTGATGAATTTCTTGCAAGTTTGTCAGCAAGAGGTCCAGGGAAGTTCTTATCAAAGAGAATGAAGTCTAACTGGCTGGACTTGTACAG GCGTTTTCTTAGAGGACCCAACTTTATGCCATGGTTTCAAAGAAGGCGTGCTGTTGCTGAACAAGAACAGCATAAACTGTGGAGGCAGGCAAGGATGAACACTGACATACAGCAGTTTATTTCTAAAAGGTCTGAGTTGGAAATTGTAGATTCCTTCAATGCCATTGAGAGGCATTTTCTTGAAGAAATACAG CTGCAGGAATCAGGAAGTGCTAGTGCAGAGTCTGTTTTAACTCGTCAGAAACTGAAGGGAGACCTGCAGGCAGTTTTCAATGTGCTTCCTAAGGACATGCAGCAGCTTCTTCTATTAAACCCAAAAAGAGCATCTCTTCTTCAAGGAAGTCCCGAAATGACAAAACTTCTTGGGCACCCATCAGTACAAGTTGGGGTTGTGTCTTCCACATTGCCCAGATAA